Proteins co-encoded in one Papaver somniferum cultivar HN1 chromosome 5, ASM357369v1, whole genome shotgun sequence genomic window:
- the LOC113283499 gene encoding pentatricopeptide repeat-containing protein At5g67570, chloroplastic-like yields MSSLSTFSIFNSMEASKGGGASRISTPNPETIKKRLLRKGVYPTPKIIHTLRKKEMLKYIRKSKRVVDKTLDKPLSESDKQIMDEEAQFQTISREYKMVTKEFKGKESYKDGVLMVGQPWERLERNGFRELSSVSKEYGGKKLKGEHLKELGEILVKRNSEDSNWLLDDDIELGDGNLMETEANKGFSVKRSVGDPEKISYLVDRLIATDFSIRDWKFGRLMKLSGLHFTEGHLLKIVEGLGVHGNWRIALSVVEWVYNNNDYKHQKSRFVYTKLLSVLGKARRPNEALQVFNLMREDCHLYPDMPAYRSIAVTLGQAGYVKELTNIIECMRHKPLKKIKNMRRKNWDPSLEPDIVVYNAVLNACVPSQQWKAVSWVLQQMRKGSLKPDGATYGLAMEVMLKSGKYDLVHDLFGRMRRNGAAPKAITYKVLVKAFWEEGKVNEAVKVVRDMELRGVVGSMSVYYELACCLCNSGRWQEAMLEIEKMKKLTLTKPLEVAFTGMILSCLDGGHVDDCISIFKQMKNHCAPNIGTINAMLKVYRHSDMFLKAKELFEDTKRRGSVNDANSNGGRSYLALDVYTYSSMLEASASAHQWEYFEYVYKEMHLCGFQLDQNKHAWLLVQASIAGKWHLLEHAFDTILEAGEIPLPSLFTEMVCQTSVQHNYERAVTLVNSMAHAPFQVSENQWTDLFRRNSERISEGVLQKLLDTLQSSEVVQEATVSNFSKSLISLCESSASKDSTGLTGSSDGAFDKSPIVDRDEHSINGQDGDPDLYENPQMGITSNSLFDSAPGIQDCDDNESIEVTLDLLTCDSNKLDKSGPPPASEILGTWKDRRNKEGIFLPFNLQPK; encoded by the exons ATGTCATCTCTCTCCACTTTCTCCATCTTCAACTCCATGGAAGCTTCAAAAGGGGGAGGAGCTTCAAGAATTTCCACTCCAAACCCAGAAACTATCAAGAAAAGACTCTTACGAAAGGGTGTTTACCCCACTCCTAAAATCATCCACACACTTCGAAAGAAAGAAATGCTGAAATATATCCGCAAGTCTAAACGTGTAGTTGATAAAACCCTAGATAAACCCTTATCTGAATCTGATAAACAAATTATGGACGAAGAAGCTCAGTTTCAAACTATTAGCCGTGAATATAAAATGGTAACGAAGGAGTTTAAAGGTAAAGAGAGTTATAAAGATGGGGTTTTGATGGTTGGGCAGCCATGGGAGAGGTTAGAGAGAAATGGGTTTAGAGAACTTTCTAGTGTTAGTAAAGAATATGGTGGGAAGAAACTTAAAGGTGAACATTTGAAGGAATTGGGTGAAATTCTTGTAAAGAGAAACAGTGAAGATAGTAACTGGCTTTTGGATGATGACATTGAACTAGGGGATGGGAATTTGATGGAAACTGAAGCAAATAAAGGTTTTTCGGTTAAACGTTCTGTGGGGGATCCGGAGAAAATTAGTTATCTTGTTGACAG GTTAATTGCTACAGACTTTAGCATTAGAGACTGGAAATTTGGTAGGTTGATGAAACTATCAGGGTTACATTTTACTGAAGGCCATTTGCTcaaaattgttgaaggattggGGGTTCATGGAAACTGGAGAATTGCATTATCCGTCGTAGAATGGGTTTACAACAACAATGATTACAAACACCAAAAAAGCAG ATTTGTGTATACAAAACTACTATCAGTTCTTGGGAAAGCAAGGAGGCCCAACGAAGCACTTCAAGTTTTTAACCTGATGCGA GAAGACTGTCATCTATATCCAGACATGCCTGCATATAGGAGCATTGCTGTTACCCTTGGTCAAGCTGGTTATGTGAAAGAATTGACAAACATTATTGAGTGCATGAGGCATAAGCCtctcaaaaaaataaagaatatgCGCCGCAAGAACTGGGATCCATCTCTTGAACCTGACATAGTTGTATACAATGCT GTACTAAATGCTTGTGTCCCATCCCAGCAATGGAAAGCAGTGTCGTGGGTTCTGCAGCAAATGAGGAAAGGCAGTTTGAAACCTGATGGCGCAACTTATGGACTTGCAATGGAG GTAATGCTGAAATCAGGGAAGTATGATCTGGTCCACGACCTATTTGGGAGAATGAGAAGAAATGGGGCAGCTCCAAAAGCTATCACATATAAAG TTCTAGTAAAAGCCTTTTGGGAGGAAGGTAAAGTGAATGAAGCTGTCAAAGTTGTCAGGGATATGGAACTACGAGGAGTGGTTGGATCTATGAGCGTGTATTATGAACTAGCCTGCTGCCTTTGCAATAGTGGTAGATGGCAAGAAGCTATGCTAGAG ATTGAGAAGATGAAAAAGCTTACTCTTACCAAACCTTTGGAGGTAGCCTTCACTGGTATGATATTGTCTTGTCTGGATGGAGGGCATGTGGATGATTGCATATCTATCTTTAAGCAAATGAAGAACCACTGTGCCCCAAACATAGGGACAATTAACGCTATGTTGAAAGTCTATCGTCATAGTGATATGTTTCTAAAAGCGAAGGAGCTGTTTGAAGACACAAAGAGGAGAGGTTCGGTTAATGATGCCAACAGCAATGGTGGCCGTTCCTACCTTGCCCTGGACGTATACACATACAGCTCAATGCTTGAGGCCTCTGCTAGTGCTCATCAATGGGAATATTTTGAGTATGTGTACAAGGAGATGCATCTCTGTGGGTTCCAGCTAGATCAGAACAAACATGCTTGGCTACTTGTCCAAGCATCCATAGCTGGGAAG TGGCACTTGCTGGAGCATGCATTCGACACCATTTTGGAAGCTGGAGAGATTCCTCTTCCTTCTCTCTTCACTGAGATGGTATGCCAAACTTCAGTTCAGCATAACTATGAAAGAGCTGTTACGCTTGTAAACAGCATGGCTCATGCACCTTTCCAAGTCAGTGAAAATCAGTGGACTGACCTTTTCAGAAGGAATTCAGAGCGAATCAGTGAGGGTGTATTGCAGAAGCTGTTGGATACTCTTCAGAGTAGTGAAGTAGTACAGGAAGCCACCGTCTCAAATTTTTCGAAGTCATTAATATCCCTATGTGAATCAAGTGCCTCAAAAGACTCGACAGGTCTCACAGGTTCTAGTGATGGTGCCTTTGACAAGTCACCCATTGTTGACAGGGATGAACATTCCATAAATGGGCAAGATGGAGACCCTGATTTATATGAGAATCCTCAGATGGGCATAACGTCTAATTCGTTGTTTGACTCAGCACCAGGCATTCAGGACTGCGATGACAACGAAAGTATTGAGGTAACACTAGACTTGCTAACATGTGATTCTAATAAACTTGATAAATCTGGGCCACCCCCTGCATCTGAGATACTTGGAACATGGAAAGATCGTCGTAACAAAGAAGGAATCTTCTTGCCATTTAACCTTCAACCCAAGTAG
- the LOC113283503 gene encoding uncharacterized protein LOC113283503 yields the protein MGFCFSCFGGGETEKSREEDRLASEEARSRAAEAAHKRQEDFEKSAAGRAAKAQMTAMAKQSAAPKTGEPVLKWQMG from the exons ATGGGATTTTGCTTTTCGTGCTTTGGTGGTGGAGAAACAGAGAAGAGTAGAGAAGAAGATCGGTTAGCTTCTGAAGAAGCTCGATCAAGAGCTGCTGAAGCTGCCCACAAAAG GCAAGAGGATTTTGAGAAGTCAGCTGCAGGAAGAGCTGCTAAAGCGCAAATGACAGCAATGGCAAAGCAATCTGCTGCGCCTAAAACTGGTGAACCAGTTCTCAAG TGGCAAATGGGATGA